In Winkia neuii, a genomic segment contains:
- a CDS encoding MFS transporter → MSKSNLSPRLFTPSFIALTFSSFCVMSTMYFLMATMVGYAAAEFGAGSSAAGLTSGIFIFGGCFGRIIAGRALERFGERGPAAVSFALFVLSAGAYFLASSLMSLLIIRLIHGVCFGVTATILAGAAMRTVPAARRGEGSGWFSTGTSLATGVAPFVGMLLASMKNGYQIQFAVSTGIAAAATILALGCWKHLSVAEPRNKVSTEHGINKWVAPKALPIALVISCCSAPYGFLLSFLQPYSEQRGLEGPARWYFVVYAIVILLSRPIGGVMQDCRGDDVVIIPTLVCFTCGYLLSANATSGLTLLIGAGLLGLGYGTGISACQATAVAKTAQRRAGMAVSSYYLLVDLATGVGPFIIGGLVSILGYHLTFSVAGFLALVGLALYLTWARGIPDAKNVL, encoded by the coding sequence ATGAGTAAATCGAATCTTTCCCCCAGACTATTTACCCCATCGTTCATAGCCCTTACCTTTTCGTCATTCTGTGTAATGTCGACCATGTACTTCCTAATGGCTACGATGGTGGGCTACGCTGCCGCCGAATTTGGGGCAGGTTCCTCGGCTGCTGGACTAACGTCCGGCATTTTTATTTTTGGAGGCTGCTTCGGCCGCATCATTGCGGGTCGAGCCCTGGAGAGATTCGGCGAGCGCGGCCCTGCAGCCGTCTCCTTTGCCCTGTTCGTGCTGAGCGCCGGGGCATATTTTTTGGCGTCCTCGCTAATGTCTTTGCTGATAATTAGGCTGATCCACGGTGTTTGCTTCGGCGTCACCGCTACGATACTTGCCGGCGCTGCCATGCGCACTGTCCCGGCAGCAAGACGCGGCGAAGGTTCGGGCTGGTTTTCTACGGGAACCTCCCTTGCCACAGGTGTCGCCCCGTTCGTAGGGATGCTGCTAGCTAGTATGAAGAACGGGTACCAGATCCAATTCGCCGTATCCACGGGGATCGCTGCAGCCGCGACTATCTTGGCGCTGGGCTGCTGGAAACACCTTTCTGTAGCTGAGCCGCGCAACAAGGTTTCTACAGAGCACGGGATCAACAAGTGGGTAGCACCGAAGGCGCTGCCGATCGCACTGGTGATTTCCTGTTGCTCCGCTCCGTACGGTTTCCTGCTTTCCTTCCTGCAGCCGTATTCCGAGCAGCGCGGCCTGGAAGGGCCGGCCCGCTGGTATTTCGTGGTCTATGCGATCGTGATCCTGCTGTCGCGTCCTATAGGCGGAGTAATGCAAGACTGCCGTGGCGACGACGTGGTAATCATCCCCACCCTGGTGTGCTTTACCTGCGGCTACCTGCTATCTGCCAACGCTACCAGCGGGCTGACGTTGCTGATAGGAGCCGGGCTGCTGGGGCTGGGCTACGGCACCGGCATCTCGGCATGCCAAGCCACCGCGGTGGCAAAGACCGCCCAGCGGCGGGCGGGCATGGCAGTGTCTAGCTATTACCTGCTGGTCGACCTGGCTACGGGCGTCGGCCCCTTTATAATCGGTGGCCTGGTTAGCATACTGGGATACCACCTGACTTTCTCAGTTGCTGGCTTCCTCGCCCTCGTTGGCCTTGCCTTGTACCTAACATGGGCGCGAGGCATCCCAGATGCAAAAAACGTTCTCTAA